The following DNA comes from Curtobacterium sp. 9128.
AGGGACGCACCGACCCCGATCGCGAGCAGCACACGAACGAGGCTGAAGCGCGCAACCGACACCAGGGCGGCACCCATGACGAGGAGACCGGCGAGGAGGAAGGCGATCGCGCACTCGAGGGTGATCTCCAGCACGTTCCACTGCAGGTCGCCCGAGCGGAAGACGACCGCCGGCACGGTCGACGCATCGGCGGGGAGCACGTCCATCCCCGTGACGGTGCCGACCAACCAGGCGGCGGTGGACGCCTCGATTGCGCGGCCGACCCGCTCGCCGATGATCAGAGTGACCGCGAGCACGACGAGCAGCGCGGCGACGAGCACGCGGGCCGATCTCGCGCCGACCGATCTGCCGGTCACCACCTGTCGCTGCCCCGTCGTGCGCGACGAACCGCCGCGGCGCGAATGGCGATCGCGGTACCCGCTGCGACCACGAGCAAGCCCAGCCCGATGCCGATCGACAGCGGGTCCGCGACGATGAGCGTCGCGAGTGCTCCTGCGCCGAGCATGAGTGCCAGTCCGTTCCCGTACATGTGTCCTCCCGGTTCTCCGTAAGCATGTCATTTGAAATACATAACGTCAATACTTGCTGATCATAATTTGAATATGTAAGATACTGAGTATCCATAGAGGAGGACCCATGACCAGCAAGATCGCGAGAGCGACTCTGGTCGGGAGCGGTGCGGCACTCGCCCTGCTCTTGGCCGGGGCGCCGACCGCAGCGACAGCGGCCCCGAACCCGCCGGCTTCCACCAACGCCGTGCAGGGCGCACAGACGAAGATCCAGTTCCAACCGGGCATCCCCGGTCGTTCCGCATCCCTGATCGTCGATGCCCCCACCAACACGAGGCTGATCGGCGTCGACGACTCCACTTGCCGGACGAACGCCGAAGGCACACAGGTCACGTGCAACCGCGGTCAGTGGGTGAACCGACGGACGATCACCCTGGTCGTCGCGGAGAACGCCCCCCTCGGTGCAGACCTCACCGGCGGCCGCGTGCGTTTCGAGGACGGCGGGTCGGTCATCGCCGAGGCGCCCTTCGGTATCCACGTCGTCGCCAAGCAACTCCTCGCGAACGTCACCACCGACCCCGCAGCGCGGACCGCCACGGTGAGCGGAACCGGCCAGCCCGGCGCCGTGATCACCGTCGTCGGCGGCCCGACTCCGGTGAACGTGGAGGTCCCCGCCAGCGGTGTCTGGTCGCTCACGGTCGGTGACCTCCCGCCCGGGAGCACCGCCCTCACGGTGACCCAGAGCGCCGCCGGGGTACCGGACCAGGTGCTCGAACGCAGCGCGACGATCCCTGTCGTCGCCCCGACGGTGAATGCTTCCGGAGACCCGATCGCACGAACGGTCGCGGTGAGCGGCTCCGGCGAGCCCGGCGCGACCATCGAGGTGTCGGGCCCCACGGGGACGGAGACGACCGAAGTCCAGAGCGGCGGCGACTGGAGTCTCGAACTGACGGGGGTCCCGTGGGGCGAACACGAGATCACTGCCGAGCAGACGATCGGATCTGACAAGCAGTCCGCATCGACCACGGTCACGCTGAAGCCGCTCGAACTCCACGCCGAGGTGACCTCCACCGATCCGCAGACCGGATCAGCGGAACTCACGGGCCAGGGCCACCCCGGAGCCGCGATCGAGCTCGTCGGCCCGGGTGGCACGGTCACGACAGAGGTGCAGGGGAACGGTTCATGGACCGCGACGGTCCAGGGACTGAGCGCTGGCGAGAACGCGATCTCGATCACGCAGCGGGTGACCGGTGCGGAACCGTCCACGGTCGATCTCGACATCGTGATCGCTGACACGCCGATGCTGCACCCCGCAGCAGCCAGCGGGGCGGGCATCGCAGCGCTCGCGCTGATCGGAGCTGCACTGATGCGTCGCCGACACAGCGCGTCCTGATCGCGCCGGGAACGCGCCCGAACGTCGCCATGTCCACCGAGAGTGAACAAGGCGGCGTTCTCGGCGTCCGTCTCGTAGACTCGAAGTCGCCGGGCCGCAGCAAGCCCCGGGCTCCAAAATTCGCCGCTTCGAGCGGCCTCGCGCCGAGAGGCGCTTCTGCGGCCCGGTTTTCCTCTGCCCGGAAGGCGGCTCGCCCGCGCTGACCGCTTTCGGGCACTGCCGGCTGTCCGGTGGGCCGGTCATCGGCCTGGAGGCCCGGCGCGGCTCCGACGGAAGGGCGTCGCCGGGCGGTCGGTTCAGTCCAGGGCGTCGCGACGCCACAGCGCCGCCGCTGCGGTCAGGTCCTCGGCGAGTTCGGACAGCCGGAAGGCACGCACCGTCAGCACGCTTGCCCGCTCCTCGGCCGTGAGGTCGGAGTCGTCGGCGACGCTCGTGGCTCCTGCTGCGGCGAGGCGGCAGAACGCGGCGCCGCGATCGAGCGCCACTGCGAAGTCGCCCGTGTAGAGGCCGTGCAGGATGCTGTCCGCCAGGGTCAGGATCTCCGACGGCCCCGTCGGCTGTTCGGCCCCCGCGACCGCCTGGTCGATCGTGCCGATGCGCTCCGTCCCGCGCGTGAAGAGGAACGCGATCTCGTCCGGGTTCTGCCGGATCACCGTCCGCATGAGGTAGATCCGCCAGAGCGCGCCTGGCAGGGTGTGCGCCCCCACACGGGCCCAGAGCTCAGCCACGGCCTCGATGCCGTGCACGTCCGTGTAGGTCACGAGTCGCTCGACCACCTCGGGATCCGGGTCCTGCCGGACGCGGTGGAGCAGCGCGTTCGCGGTCTCGTGCGCGACACGGTTCACCAGCGCAGGGTCCTCGCCACCCTTGATGGCGGCGAACTCGGCGTCGGTGAAGTGGACGGGACGGTGGTGATCGCGAGGCACCGCAGCAGTGTAGGCGCCGCCGGTGACACGCCCGCCCTCCGTTCGCCCCGAACGGACAGCGGCGGTGACGGGTACCGTGCTCGTGCGTAAGGGAGGCACTCCTCCTGGACGTGGAAGAGAGGAACCCCGTGAACGCCCTGCTCATCATCCTGGCCGTGATCGCCGTCATCCTGCTGTTCGTCGGCGGATTCGCCGCGAGCCTGAAGTTCCTGCTGTGGGTCGGCGTCGTGCTGCTCGTCATCGCGATCATCGCCTGGCTGCTCCGGACCTTGACCGGCCGTCGGAGCTGACCTCGCCGGCGCCCGACGTGGTGCCGGCCCGAGAACGAACGAGTGCGCAGTAGCCGGGGGCTCCCATCGCGTGGAGGCCTCAGTACTGCGCACTCGTTCGTTGTCGGCGTGCTCGTCCCGGTAGCCTGGACGCCGAGGGCCTCTAGCTCAGTTGGTAGAGCACCGGACTTTTAATCCGAGGGTCGTGGGTTCGAGCCCCACGGGGCCCACCCCATTTCGCCCGGACGACAGGTGCGCTGCCGTCCGTCACCGAGAGCCTCCAGAACTCGCG
Coding sequences within:
- a CDS encoding DNA-directed RNA polymerase subunit beta, translating into MPRDHHRPVHFTDAEFAAIKGGEDPALVNRVAHETANALLHRVRQDPDPEVVERLVTYTDVHGIEAVAELWARVGAHTLPGALWRIYLMRTVIRQNPDEIAFLFTRGTERIGTIDQAVAGAEQPTGPSEILTLADSILHGLYTGDFAVALDRGAAFCRLAAAGATSVADDSDLTAEERASVLTVRAFRLSELAEDLTAAAALWRRDALD
- a CDS encoding exosortase/archaeosortase family protein, whose product is MTGRSVGARSARVLVAALLVVLAVTLIIGERVGRAIEASTAAWLVGTVTGMDVLPADASTVPAVVFRSGDLQWNVLEITLECAIAFLLAGLLVMGAALVSVARFSLVRVLLAIGVGASLLVAVNQLRIVMLSLVLAHGGINAFEWAHSFAGSVVSLAGLTLTLLVVFVLVVRPGSRASTRNIPTREEFPA